A window of Tautonia plasticadhaerens contains these coding sequences:
- a CDS encoding DUF1990 family protein → MVRLTQARPDPSGIVFASQGYGPLLEREYLAVIEASDLAPEKIADLVRTRFVCFAPAETARFCCQSRGEGESLQVGDVLDIELSLVGTCSVRVVHADDLSMTMRTLQGHPEAGRITFSAGKDPAGRPSFRIRSRTRANGLMNFAGFLLMGKQMQARCWINFIGNVAEACDGRVLDAVKVRTRVVEERPADRPGGPDEPTDQQDGGG, encoded by the coding sequence GTGGTCCGCCTGACCCAGGCCCGGCCCGACCCATCGGGCATCGTGTTCGCCTCACAGGGCTATGGCCCCTTGCTGGAACGCGAATATCTCGCGGTGATCGAGGCATCCGACCTCGCCCCCGAGAAAATCGCCGACCTGGTCCGGACCCGGTTCGTCTGCTTCGCCCCGGCCGAGACGGCCAGGTTCTGCTGCCAGAGCCGGGGAGAAGGGGAATCGCTCCAGGTCGGGGACGTCCTGGACATCGAGCTCTCCCTGGTCGGCACGTGCTCCGTGAGGGTCGTCCACGCCGACGACCTCAGCATGACAATGCGAACCCTCCAGGGGCACCCCGAGGCCGGCCGGATCACCTTCTCGGCCGGCAAGGACCCGGCAGGCCGACCGAGCTTCCGCATCCGGAGCAGGACCCGGGCCAACGGCCTGATGAACTTCGCCGGTTTCTTGCTGATGGGCAAGCAGATGCAGGCACGCTGCTGGATCAACTTCATCGGCAATGTGGCCGAGGCCTGCGATGGCCGTGTCCTCGACGCGGTGAAGGTACGGACCCGAGTCGTCGAGGAACGGCCTGCCGACCGCCCAGGTGGGCCCGATGAGCCGACAGATCAGCAGGATGGGGGAGGTTGA